actcagttgtatttgatactttttactcatattacaaattcataatttaaatgcttataaaacactgaattctcaagttattctccaaccattatacaaatttaattgactacatatttttagatggcagtacggCAGTTCACTTAAAGAATTCTGACGCATGGATTCATTtatctcacacgtgggaaagtatcaacatcctatgttgcaaatggactagaagatgctgagaataatacatgttatatgcaatgtacatgtaatggttattgaatgtaattgataggaaatgaatagtaatgtaaaaattgagatttgttaaaaatgtttataaaaattttgtaaacacctttagtttgttattattactgttaaagaTTGCTCTAGCTATAAAAttctctttatttttattacttgtgTCTACGATAaatttgatgtatattataaattcatattttaaatgcttataaaacactgaattctcaagttattctccatccattatacaaatttaattgactgcatatttttagatggcacTATGGCAGATCAcacaaggcatgctgagacatggattcacttatctcacacgtgggaaagtatcaacatcctaccttgcaaatggactagaagatgctgagaataatacatgttatatgcaatgtacgtgtaatggttattgattgtaattgataggaattgaatagtaatgtaacaaaagtttagtgtcatgaaaccctgaccattacattaagtaaatgttTCTAATCtcgcattattaactttcataattttcaaataacctgttacactataaacattatacaactcagttgtatttgatactttttactcatattacaaattcataatttaaatgcttataaaacactgaattctcaagttattctccaaccattatacaaatttaattgactacatatttttagatggcacTACTGCAGATCAcacaaggcatgctgagaCATGGATTCACATTTCTCACTAGTGGGAAAGTATTAACATCCTACGTTAATAATTGACTTGAAGATGTTGGAAATAATAACGGATtaatgcaatgtatgtgtattggttattgaatgtaattactactaaattaatagtagtgtaaCAATTTAGATTTGTTAAAgatgtgaataaaaattttgtaaacaccttttgtttgttattattaatgttaaacattgctttagctataaaattctctttatttttactactcgGGTATGTGATAAATTAGACGGATTTCACTAAttcatattgtaaattgtttataaaacactctaatattaagttaatgtttaaaaaagttgtccaaatgattaaataaatgattgtatattaacattattaactttcatacatttcatttagctgatacttcattaacactatataatttggtttcttatgataattttgatgtatatttcaattttatgttttttaccgCTTGTAAAACATTCACTTCTCAAGTTTGGTTTGGTTAGGTTAGCTTAGCTTAGTTTCATGAAACCCTTACTATTAGATATTGCAAATTATTCtgatttaccattattatctttcatatgtttcattataatatatgtttttttatgatgattttgacgaatgttacaaattattttttttttccatattgaAAAGCagcaattttaagttattgtacTAGTGTAttcttattactaattattttacattaaaagtcAACAAAACATTCTGGTAGATTTTCACTATCATTAATTGCTTATCAATtcgcattcataccacttgggaaattaattaaaaggtactctttattaattttataataatggttttaggtaatttaagtgtaattgattgtaaattaattgaagTGTATCAAttgaaatttcttaaaaatctgAATAAAGGATTGGTAGTCACCttttactttgaatttttcattcttaaattttttcttagttattaaaatctttttatttttactatgtttattacattattagttttaaatttaaccattctctaatgtaatgttattaaattttgttaaaatgtctCGTAGGCCTTAATCTTTTTCATGTTTGCAGCTACATGgttgttatttacaatataaatacttattacttaaaataatatgcacctACAAatgcatacacacacatatatatatagatatttcatGATATCAATAGctgttaaagtatttaattttttcataattaaaaccattgattataaatactatatagtactCTTTTTAATTAAGATTAAACGGTAGGTTGATAcacttttttacaaaaatatttcattaattattagttttatgataataacatttattacttttatagtatattatatcaactttgAACTTTAGTAATTCAAAATGTGATGATTACATCTATATGCAACAATAGGtactgaaaaatgtaaaacaataaaaataagatccataatataaatatttatttataccctaaaaataaatctttatattattattataaatattcattacgtattgtataaataataataataatataatacgtataaatgttttttatcataaaaaaataattaacaatgttattcatcgtataaataagtaattttgtctaaattttaatagtttcagTATCGTAGTAAGAATTATTAATGTGGAATCTTGTATTCAATTGTCAAAACTTAgataaaaaatcaaagtttttttgaatttctatttacaaaatagtttttatatttttggcaattttgatttttatgcatttgaaaaaaaatacaaaagttatgcctatgtaattttaatatttttatacattaataagaacaactaatataaaaatttcttttgtgttaaattttcaataattttgatccagcaaattatttttaattattatttctagaaaaataaaataaacgtgtctcatgtttataaatagctcaatagagtcaaaatattttaaaagtcttATCATAAATagacaacaataatttaaacatttggtaaaaatgtaaattatctattcaagtagttatttgtttttgagttacaccaaaaaaacataattgattttgttaaaaataaatttgtataaaattgattcataGAATAAAGATTATCGGGAATTTTTAGTAATGACTttcttaaagtataaattagatCCAATATGCAATACAAAACCATTTCAGTTTAACTTTGAGCTTTTTATCGTGCAcacatatacaaaaaaataaaacagacatagttgtaaatttaatacattttgtattgatCACTCTAACCAGAATCTAAAACataccaatataaatatatggtataaggtataaatacatactattataacaattaaatgtcaataatattaatattattatgtataatttaatttgcattaatattaattttggcaaaaattaatcaatttactgttttactagaagcaaaataaattactttaaaagcaatataaatacacgaatacatcataaaatattaccttatTTAATCtagaaatactattattattattattatataggccaATAGATTGTCTTCGctcagaattatttaatttaaatttaacacatacttATATAGTGGTCAGTGACTGACTCAATGACAAGATACATTTGACACCTACAGGTTTTGTACAGACTAGTACAGTAGTGATTACCTACTTACTTAcccaatgattattttataaagtactgAGAAATGTCTACTTTTGATCTAAAATGTACCCGCCTACCAGAAACCTCTTTTAAGGTTGATGGACGAAAGTGGGAACATATTTTCTACTAGAAAAAGCGTTTgcgtttcaatatttcaaacaaaaatacacaattacaCTATAGAAGAATGTTTCTTACAgtgataaatacattttgactgTTCTCGAGCATAACGAGCATTCAAGTGTAGATAAACAAACAAGTATTCGACATTTGTAGATATTACATTTAgatagtacctactacctaccaTGATAGTagaatagatttaaatatttccatttatttaatattaatttcatactttTCACAGTGTTCAATGTTCATtgctcataattattaattactcttgcatacttaatattaattattattagtcccttattttttatgttaaacacCTCAATGTTATGAAACGCctcatatttatttgttttaatgttttgttatttattattttaaatattttttgattttaattaaatattctaagtgGGCATAAAAAACgccttacatattatttccaggcaagttttttttattcattctaGGATGCACATTGTTCGTTTTGCATCCAAtgacattaaaacaaaacacttCACCAAATGTATTTAGAATTAAGTTGCTTATACTTGTCATATCAGCTGTAAAAAAGGTAAATCGTTGAGATGTTATACGTTAAACATGGGCTCAAACTAAAGGAgactttaaaacattatttaatgtatcaaAAGACAAATCTTTAAATGCTGAAAAGCTGATTCATGAAGACTTATTTGAGGTAGATGAAAAGGATGAGTTTAAACTACTCACTCGTTAAATAATTGCATCATTTTACggtgtatatcatataaactttaattatatgttaaaatgtgATGAAGATTCTTTTGTCAATATGGCATTAATTGTCAATGAGCTAGAACATAGGCCTAAAAAAAGATTCTACTGGGGATATTTTGATGGTAatgcaaacaataaaaaaaagaggtaaatttaaagaaactgATTGGATAGCGTGTGATAGATATGGTTTGAAGAGGCTATGTTTTACCCAGACATTATCATCTAAATAGTGAAGAATAGAGATTACCTAAGGTAAGTTGATCATAAtagcatgataaaatataaagtaataagaaaatattgatattcagTTAAGTAAATTCATTATGACGTAATAGCTAACCAATTATAACGgttgtattaaaatgattgattAACAATCCTAATTTTTGTTGTCTATTTTTCAGTTTCTTTGCTAGTGAAGAATGTTTTGGTAGGCGCTTTGTTAAGtccattaaatattactagaaAACATGACCGGCGATTTGATACACAATGATATTGTCGCGCATGTCAAAATGATCAATTAGTAACACATAAATGTAGTCCTGTAATGATGAAACTGCACTGGTCAAACATTATTcagactttaaaataaatgtgataGAGAGTTCAAAAATATGGCTTCCTACGAATATAACTAGTCAGTAATGCCATCTAAATGTTGTGTTAGAAATTTGTCTTTAATtccataaatacattattcaacataaaaagactggtataattattaatttaatacatttgaaaattggAGTTTGCTTtcagttttgaataaaaaaaaagtatatatataaatcagcaatacaaattttattcttattatgtaatttatgacaatattacaaattacaaaaatttcaaTCATTTGTTCTTACGCCATAAGAAaattaacatacattatacattaattatatgtatataaaaaaacttatttcatttttaatatgtattattttttcttcctGTCTGTTATACATTTAGGACAGAACCATTTTCCTTTAGGCTTGGTAGTTAATTTGACACATGCAAAGTGGAACCATTCAATAggacactaaaatattaaaagtacataattaataaaatatgataaaaaaaaaaatgaaaccatatttacaataaaaattaaaaatgttatatttttttcaatggtttaagtatttaataaaatgtataaaataaaaacaataaataaataaataattaataaactaaaattcttACATCTGGATTATCACAGCCAATCATTTCACCATAAGAAACTTGGTTGCATAAACAATACGTTGGTTCATTTGGATCAACGGGCATATCCAATACTTCTGCCGAGTGTGCAACTCCGGCACCAGTAAGGGAACTAGTTTCTATTGTAACATGGGTTACACTATTTGTAGGGTTTGTTGGATTAGTGACAACATTATTTAAAGGTGTTTTACTAGGTGCTGCACTTGTTGTTTTAGTAATTCCTGAAAAAtgttggtaattattatacaaggaAATCAACTTAAATAtgactaaaatttttttatacacaaaccTTTTTTCGGTTGTTTCTTTTTAGATGTTTTGTTTGGAGCTGTTTCTTCTTCACTCGATGCACTcttctttttaatttctttgtcTTTAATCTTTTTACGTCCTTCTGGAAGCAATACACATAAAGAAATGGCCAAATACATtggaattataatttgatataatgcAAAACACCTACGTTTTTGTGAATTGTCTTCTATATTTCTTGTAGCACTAATGACTCTGTCTTGAATTTCAGCTTCAAAGCGTGCTAAATCTGAATCAAATTTTCTGACATGTTTATCTACCTGTAAGGTACAATgaaatagaacatttttaggataatgttaataattcaaaatcaacATACCAATTCATAAGTTTGTATAGCCAATTGAACTTTATCATCACCATATTCTTTAGCTTTGTCAAACTGACGTTGTATGTTGGTCAACATTTCGCGTTTTTTATCTGCTGTGTATCCCTTGACATTTGACATATATTCGTCTGTCAGTTTGTCAATATTGCGCATCAGTTGTTGAACTCTGGAGTCGAGATCTCGCATCAGAGTGAAGTTTCGTTGTAACTCAATAGGAAGATTCTCTAAACCTAAAATATAACTCTGATAATACCTCGTTTAAAtgcaaaatcgaaaaaaaatttaccgtCCAAACAGTATTCCAAGTTAAGTACAGAAGTCATTTTTGCTATTTTATGATTCAGCTGagaattattgaagaaaaaaaaaataagtataagatACTCGTAAACAACAAACAGGAATTTATTAGGATTACATTAACAATAACCCAATAATTACTAGCCCTTACAGTGCTACCACAACAGCGAGTCAAAAACGAAAATTTTTCGTTCAAACattcatttgaattttaattcataatacattttaaaatatagagttattgtaacataaaatataatgtataataaaaaatactattctcaagtttaatataatataatatgacaagcACTAAAACATAATGTTCCGGCAGAGCTCACGCATTTACACCTTTATAAATGGAAGGGCAGGTGATGTTTagcaaaatgttaaaatattgaaggGAACACTTTGACCAGTATCGagatataaattttgaaattgagTAAGTCTTCGATTTAGCCAATACccaaaataatgttgtttaaaTCGTCTAGTTTCAGTAAAtgttttatggtatttttattcaattataatttaatattattaaaattatttttgaagaatggtaaaaaaatagaatagagCAAATTTAAGTTATCGAACAAGTATATTCTTTAGTTacaccattgattataaagtattaataatcaatgattacacatattttatattcaaattcaacaaaatattctgGTAGATTTGTAGTATCTTTTATGGctcatcaaaattattatttcttatcataattattatttcttatcatctgttatgagtttatatttcatatctttttgcagttttacattcgtattttagttatttgatttttaattgtcaATTGTTTTGCAAAAAGAATTGAGTATGactgttaatttttgtttgattgttTCTATTTCTGAATTGTTCAGTGTTGTCCATGTACTAATTGTCATATAAagattttcgttctccttatggtgtgtagtagtgacattttatcctccaatcattatacatatttaactgactacattttttcagatgtcAGTACAGCAGATCACTCAATTCATGCTGAGACAtgaattcacatttttaatacgcgagaaagtatcaacatcctatgttggaaatggactagaagatactgataattttaatggatttatgcaatgtatgtgtaatggttattgaatgtagttgatagtaaattaatagttgtgagacaatttaaatttgtttaaaatgttaataaaaaatttgtaaacacCTTTGGCttgtaaaatgaattattagttgaagtattaattactttgaTGATGTCTTTGAGAATTCCTTGTTTCATCTTCATTTTGGAGGCCCATCTGCATAATGATGATAAACCAGGTAATGGATAATGTAGTGAGTTACAGGCATATAAGAAGGCACGTTGACTTAAACAGCTCAATGTAAAAGATTTGGAAATTTCATCAGACCatataacctttttttttttttaagtattaagtcCAATTGATTTTTAGTCAAATCATTTGATACTAAAGATTTGACTTCATCCtctgtttttaataactatttaatgattttactaatattttgttttcatttttagattgtttataatttgagaTCATttcatttaacttttttttaagatcATGAATCTGTCTTTAAACATGTTCAATATCTGTAGCT
This genomic stretch from Rhopalosiphum maidis isolate BTI-1 chromosome 3, ASM367621v3, whole genome shotgun sequence harbors:
- the LOC113557085 gene encoding inhibitor of growth protein 4-like isoform X1, translating into MTSVLNLEYCLDGLENLPIELQRNFTLMRDLDSRVQQLMRNIDKLTDEYMSNVKGYTADKKREMLTNIQRQFDKAKEYGDDKVQLAIQTYELVDKHVRKFDSDLARFEAEIQDRVISATRNIEDNSQKQGRKKIKDKEIKKKSASSEEETAPNKTSKKKQPKKGITKTTSAAPSKTPLNNVVTNPTNPTNSVTHVTIETSSLTGAGVAHSAEVLDMPVDPNEPTYCLCNQVSYGEMIGCDNPDCPIEWFHFACVKLTTKPKGKWFCPKCITDRKKK
- the LOC113557085 gene encoding inhibitor of growth protein 4-like isoform X2 yields the protein MTSVLNLEYCLDGLENLPIELQRNFTLMRDLDSRVQQLMRNIDKLTDEYMSNVKGYTADKKREMLTNIQRQFDKAKEYGDDKVQLAIQTYELVDKHVRKFDSDLARFEAEIQDRVISATRNIEDNSQKRRKKIKDKEIKKKSASSEEETAPNKTSKKKQPKKGITKTTSAAPSKTPLNNVVTNPTNPTNSVTHVTIETSSLTGAGVAHSAEVLDMPVDPNEPTYCLCNQVSYGEMIGCDNPDCPIEWFHFACVKLTTKPKGKWFCPKCITDRKKK